One Loxodonta africana isolate mLoxAfr1 chromosome 6, mLoxAfr1.hap2, whole genome shotgun sequence DNA window includes the following coding sequences:
- the PLEKHA3 gene encoding pleckstrin homology domain-containing family A member 3 isoform X2: MEGVLYKWTNYLTGWQPRWFVLDNGILSYYDSQDDVCKGSKGSIKMAVCEIKVHSADNTRMELIIPGEQHFYMKAVNAAERQRWLVALGSSKACLTDTRTKKEKEISETSESLKTKMSELRLYCDLLMQQVHTIQEFVHHDETHSSPSVENMNEASSLLSATCNTFITTLEECVKIANAKFKPEMFQLPHPDPLVSPVSPSPVQMDLFTVQEIHLMEIWHQQPFLKKTNVRPKRNLNWKILFHPSLPEETEVSSFF, encoded by the exons ATGGAGGGGGTTCTGTACAAGTGGACCAATTATCTCACAG GTTGGCAGCCTCGTTGGTTTGTTTTAGATAATGGAATCCTGTCCTACTATGATTCACAGGATGATGTTTGCAAAGGGAGTAAAGGAAGTATAAAGATGGCAGTTTGTGAAATTAAGG TCCATTCAGCAGACAACACAAGAATGGAATTAATCATTCCAGGAGAGCAGCATTTCTACATGAAAGCAGTGAATGCAGCTGAAAGACAAAGGTGGCTGGTTGCTCTGGGCAGCTCCAAAGCCTGTTTGACTGATACTaggactaaaaaagaaaaag AAATAAGTGAAACCAGCGAATCTCTGAAAACCAAAATGTCTGAACTTCGCCTCTACTGTGACCTCCTAATGCAGCAAGTTCACACCATCCAGGAATTTGTTCACCACGATGAGACTCACTCATCTCCCAGTGTAGAG AACATGAATGAAGCCTCTTCTCTGCTTAGTGCCACATGTAATACGTTCATCACAACGCTTGAGGAATGCGTGAAGATAGCGAATGCCAAGTTTAAACCTGAGATGTTCCAACTGCCCCATCCGGATCCCTTAGTTTCTCCTGTGTCACCTTCTCCTGTTCAAATG GACCTGTTCACTGTTCAAGAAATACACTTAATGGAGATTTGGCATCAGCAGCCATTCCTGAAGAAAACAAATGTACGGCCAAAAAGAAATCTGAATTGGAAGATCCTCTTCCATCCTTCTCTTCCTGAGGAAACCGAAGTGTCCAGCTTCTTCTAA
- the PLEKHA3 gene encoding pleckstrin homology domain-containing family A member 3 isoform X1, producing the protein MEGVLYKWTNYLTGWQPRWFVLDNGILSYYDSQDDVCKGSKGSIKMAVCEIKVHSADNTRMELIIPGEQHFYMKAVNAAERQRWLVALGSSKACLTDTRTKKEKEISETSESLKTKMSELRLYCDLLMQQVHTIQEFVHHDETHSSPSVENMNEASSLLSATCNTFITTLEECVKIANAKFKPEMFQLPHPDPLVSPVSPSPVQMMKRSVSHPGTCSSERSSHAVKEPASTLHRLSQRRRRTYSDTDSCNDIPLEDPERPVHCSRNTLNGDLASAAIPEENKCTAKKKSELEDPLPSFSS; encoded by the exons ATGGAGGGGGTTCTGTACAAGTGGACCAATTATCTCACAG GTTGGCAGCCTCGTTGGTTTGTTTTAGATAATGGAATCCTGTCCTACTATGATTCACAGGATGATGTTTGCAAAGGGAGTAAAGGAAGTATAAAGATGGCAGTTTGTGAAATTAAGG TCCATTCAGCAGACAACACAAGAATGGAATTAATCATTCCAGGAGAGCAGCATTTCTACATGAAAGCAGTGAATGCAGCTGAAAGACAAAGGTGGCTGGTTGCTCTGGGCAGCTCCAAAGCCTGTTTGACTGATACTaggactaaaaaagaaaaag AAATAAGTGAAACCAGCGAATCTCTGAAAACCAAAATGTCTGAACTTCGCCTCTACTGTGACCTCCTAATGCAGCAAGTTCACACCATCCAGGAATTTGTTCACCACGATGAGACTCACTCATCTCCCAGTGTAGAG AACATGAATGAAGCCTCTTCTCTGCTTAGTGCCACATGTAATACGTTCATCACAACGCTTGAGGAATGCGTGAAGATAGCGAATGCCAAGTTTAAACCTGAGATGTTCCAACTGCCCCATCCGGATCCCTTAGTTTCTCCTGTGTCACCTTCTCCTGTTCAAATG atGAAGCGTTCTGTCAGCCACCCTGGTACTTGCAGTTCAGAGAG gagTAGCCACGCTGTAAAAGAACCAGCGTCTACGCTTCACAGACTCTCCCAGCGACGCCGAAGAACTTACTCAGATACAGACTCTTGTAATGATATTCCCCTTGAAGACCCAGAGA GACCTGTTCACTGTTCAAGAAATACACTTAATGGAGATTTGGCATCAGCAGCCATTCCTGAAGAAAACAAATGTACGGCCAAAAAGAAATCTGAATTGGAAGATCCTCTTCCATCCTTCTCTTCCTGA
- the FKBP7 gene encoding peptidyl-prolyl cis-trans isomerase FKBP7 — MHFLFSLAFIFYVWGFFTIQGQKKAESTEEVKIEVLHRPENCSKTSKKGDLLNAHYDGYLAKDGSKFYCSRTQNEGHPKWFVLGVGQVIKGLDIAMMDMCPGEKRKVTIPPSFAYGKEGYVEGKIPPDATLIFEIELYAVTKGPRSIETFKYIDVNNDRQLSKDEINHYLKKEFEKDEKPRDESYQNAVLEDIFKKNDHDGDGFISPKEYNVYQHDEL; from the exons ATGCATTTCTTATTCAGCTTAGCCTTTATCTTTTACGTTTGGGGCTTTTTTACTATTCAGGGACAAAAGAAAGCGGAGAGCACAGAGGAAGTGAAAATAGAAGTTTTGCATCGTCCAGAAAACTGCTCTAAAACAAGCAAGAAGGGAGACCTGCTAAATGCCCATTACGACGGCTACTTGGCCAAAGACGGCTCGAAATTCTACTGCAG ccggACACAAAATGAAGGCCACCCCAAATGGTTTGTTCTCGGTGTTGGGCAAGTAATAAAAGGACTAGACATTGCTATGATGGATATGTGCCCGGGAGAGAAGCGAAAAGTAACTATACCGCCTTCATTCGCATATGGAAAGGAAGGCTATG TGGAAGGCAAGATTCCACCTGATGCAACATTGATTTTTGAGATTGAACTTTATGCTGTGACTAAAGGACCACGGAGCATTGAAACGTTTAAGTATATAGACGTGAATAATGACAGACAACTCTCTAAAGACGAG ATAAACCATTACTTAAAAAAGGAATTTGAAAAAGATGAGAAGCCACGTGACGAGTCATATCAGAATGCAGTTTTAGAAGATATTTTCAAGAAGAATGACCATGATGGTGATGGGTTCATTTCTCCCAAGGAATACAATGTGTATCAACATGATGAACTGTAG